The proteins below are encoded in one region of Agelaius phoeniceus isolate bAgePho1 chromosome 35, bAgePho1.hap1, whole genome shotgun sequence:
- the EIF4B gene encoding eukaryotic translation initiation factor 4B, which produces MAAPAAAKKKPKKGKTLTLTDFLAEDGGGGGGPTYIPKPVSWADETDDLEVSTTWHSNDDDVYRAPPIDRSILPTAPRAAREPNIDRSRLPKSPPYTAFLGNLPYDVTEESIKDFFRGLNISAVRLPREPTNPERLKGFGYAEFEDIDSLFQALSLNEESLGNRRIRVDVADQAQDKDRDDRCFGRDRDRFRDSERFESDWRARPAAPDAFDDFPPRRSDDGFGDRYRDRYDDRYRDGPRRDMDRGFGSRDRYDDRSRDYDRGYDSRIGSGRRAFGSGYRRDDDYRGYEDRYDRRDDRMDRWNSRDDYGRDDFRREDRGPTQRPKLNLKPRSAPKEEETSAAPAAQSSRAASIFGGAKPVDTAAREREVEERLQKEQEKLQRQLEDDKRIDRRPRERHPSWRSEENQERSRTGSESSQSGPAGPPGTSTGSGPTGRTTRRRESEKSLENEPLGKEEEPPSPPPKSREEKPKVMPAPPPKENAWMKRSSQNPPGNSQSSDSEQASPTSGGPSGPTPPGDDAGPPRTTQRREELKPEGGRESSSKGRSCSRGPAGMGDPERRDPRKEHEPKKLEENPPSFSHASKYAALSMDGEDEGDDEEGAE; this is translated from the exons atggcggccccAG CGGCAGcgaagaagaagccaaagaaGGGGAAGACGCTGACGCTCACGGATTTCCTGGCTGAGGatggggggggcggggggggcccCACCTACATCCCCAAACCTGTGAGCTGGGCCGACGAGACCGACGACCTGGAAG TCTCCACCACGTGGCACAGCAATGACGACGACGTTTACCGGGCGCCTCCGATCGACCGCTCCATCCTTCCCACGGCCCCGCGCGCTGCCCGCGAGCCCAACATCGACAGAAGCcgcctccccaaatcccctccgtACACGGCATTCCTGGGAAACCTGCCCTACGATGTCACGGAAGAGTCCATCAAGGATTTCTTCCGAGGACTTAAT ATCAGCGCCGTGCGGCTCCCACGGGAACCCACCAATCCCGAGAGGTTGAAAGGTTTCGGATACGCGGAATTCGAGGATATCGATTCCCTGTTCCAGGCCCTGAGCCTCAATGAAGAG TCTTTAGGAAACAGAAGGATACGAGTGGATGTGGCAGATCAAGCTCAGGATAAAG aCCGGGATGATCGCTGCTTCGGCAGAGACCGAGATCGCTTCCGGGACTCAGAGCGGTTCGAGAGCGACTGGCGCGCGCGTCCGGCTGCTCCCGATGCCTTCGATGACTTCCCCCCACGCCGGAGCGACGATGGATTCGGGGACA GATATCGTGATCGCTATGACGACCGGTATCGGGACGGGCCACGGCGGGACATGGATCGTGGTTTTGGGAGCCGGGATCGCTACGACGACCGCAGCAGGGATTACGACCGAG GCTACGATTCCCGAATAGGCAGCGGCCGGAGAGCCTTTGGAAGCGGGTACCGCCGGGACGATGACTACCGTGGCTATGAGGATCGTTATGACCGGCGGGATGACCGGATGGATCGGTGGAATTCCCGGGATGATTACGGCCGGGATGACTTCCGCCGTGAGGACAGAG GTCCCACCCAGAGACCGAAGCTCAACCTGAAGCCCCGGAGTGCTCCCAAGGAAGAGGAAACTTCAGCAGCTCCCGCTGCTCAGTCCAGCCGGGCTGCTTCCATCTTCGGGGGGGCCAAGCCTGTGGATACAGCGGCTCGGGAGCGGGAGGTGGAGGAACGGCTCcagaaggagcaggaaaaaCTCCAGCGGCAGCTGGAGGACGACAAGAGGATCGACAGACGGCCCCGGGAAAG GCATCCAAGCTGGCGAAGCGAGGAGAACCAGGAGCGATCCCGGACAGGCAGCGAATCCTCCCAGAGCGGCCCCGCGGGACCCCCGGGAACGTCCACGGGCTCTGGCCCCACCGGCCGGA CCACACGGAGGAGGGAGAGCGAGAAATCCCTGGAAAATGAGCCCCTAGGAAAAGAGGAGGAGCCACCCTCACCGCCCCCCAAATCCCGGGAGGAGAAGCCAAAGGTGATGCCGGCACCGCCTCCCAAGGAAAACGCCTGGATGAAGCGGAGCAGCCAGAACCCCCCCGGcaattcccagagctctgaCTCGGAGCAAGCCTCCCCAACCAG TGGGGGCCCCTCTGGCCCCACCCCCCCTGGAGATGATGCGGGCCCCCCCAGGACCACCCAGAGGAGAG AGGAACTGAAGCCTGAAGGGGGTCGGGagagcagctccaagggccGGAGCTGCAGCCGTGGCCCCGCAGGAATGGGGGACCCTGAAAG GAGGGACCCCCGGAAGGAGCACGAGCCAAAGAAACTGGAGGAGAACCCCCCCTCT ttcagCCATGCCAGCAAATATGCCGCGCTCTCCATGGATGGGGAGGATGAAGGTGATGATGAAGAAGGAGCTGAGTAA